One Ignavibacterium album JCM 16511 genomic region harbors:
- a CDS encoding TlpA family protein disulfide reductase — MKKILILAFLLLAVIFTSQVKNNTEAKSLNDNSVITSASDKKAADFKLKTLEGKEVKLSDFRGKVVIVDFWATWCPPCRKGIPDLISLQDEFKKDLVVIGISLDQQNTIKDLKPFIENYKINYPVVLGDEKVVKDYGGINAIPTSFIIDQKGNIVDSHVGLVPKTVYVDQIKSLLKKK, encoded by the coding sequence ATGAAAAAAATTCTCATTTTAGCTTTCTTACTTTTAGCTGTGATTTTTACTTCTCAAGTAAAAAATAATACCGAAGCAAAATCTTTGAATGATAACTCAGTTATAACTTCGGCAAGTGATAAAAAAGCTGCCGATTTTAAACTTAAAACTCTTGAAGGTAAAGAAGTAAAGCTATCGGACTTCCGAGGTAAAGTTGTGATTGTTGATTTCTGGGCAACCTGGTGTCCACCTTGTCGCAAGGGAATTCCTGATTTGATTTCACTTCAGGATGAATTTAAGAAAGATCTTGTAGTAATCGGAATTTCTCTGGATCAGCAGAACACAATTAAAGATTTAAAACCTTTCATTGAAAATTATAAAATTAATTATCCTGTTGTTTTAGGGGATGAAAAAGTTGTAAAAGATTATGGTGGAATAAATGCTATCCCAACTTCTTTTATAATTGATCAGAAGGGCAATATCGTCGATTCTCATGTTGGTCTTGTTCCGAAAACAGTTTATGTCGATCAGATTAAGAGTTTACTAAAGAAAAAATAA
- a CDS encoding alpha-amylase family glycosyl hydrolase — protein MNYNNPRILEINTRVWLKKKKLTSVAEISESQIDEWKDLGFDYIWLMGIWKTNKDIVAQYCFEPDLVNSYTNALKDWKTEDVIGSPYSIDCYEINPELGSEAEILQLRERLNKKGIKLILDFVSNHLSIGSCLVKEKKEIFLPADEYLFRNDPYTFFKSPYNSKEYFAHGRDPLFPPWKDTIQINFYSNEARNFLIETLHKISSLSDGVRCDMAMLSLNNIFYNTWIGALKKYGFEKPENEFWSEAINAVKSHKPEFIFIAEAYWDLEWQLQQLGFDFTYDKRLLDRLAGNDIKSVKDHLHAEKEFQQKSVRFIENHDEDRAAAKFGKDKSLAAATIISTIQGMILYYDGQFEGKKTKLPVQLGREPFEKEDDRIKNYYYKLLRITKHSAFRKGEWIMLDPIPAAPSDYSFENILIWQWKYENHLFIVAVNYANTTSRCRVKFKAPENKMIINLNDILNSVSYERSVEEINERGLYIELKAYSSHIFSTSI, from the coding sequence ATGAATTACAACAATCCAAGAATACTGGAAATAAATACGAGAGTCTGGTTAAAGAAAAAGAAGCTCACCTCAGTTGCAGAAATTTCTGAATCACAGATTGATGAATGGAAAGACCTCGGCTTTGATTACATCTGGCTGATGGGAATATGGAAAACTAATAAAGATATTGTCGCTCAATACTGTTTCGAACCGGACCTTGTGAATTCATATACGAATGCACTTAAAGACTGGAAAACCGAAGATGTTATCGGTTCTCCTTATTCTATTGATTGTTATGAAATAAATCCTGAGCTTGGCTCTGAAGCTGAGATATTGCAACTCAGAGAAAGATTAAACAAAAAAGGAATTAAATTAATTCTTGATTTTGTCAGCAATCATCTGAGTATTGGGTCATGTTTAGTTAAAGAGAAAAAAGAAATTTTTCTTCCTGCTGATGAATATCTTTTCAGAAACGATCCTTACACATTTTTCAAATCTCCTTATAACTCAAAAGAATATTTTGCTCATGGCAGGGATCCATTATTTCCACCATGGAAAGATACAATTCAGATAAATTTCTATAGTAATGAAGCAAGAAATTTTCTTATTGAAACCTTGCATAAAATTTCTTCATTATCTGATGGCGTCAGATGCGATATGGCAATGCTTTCTCTGAATAATATTTTTTACAATACCTGGATTGGTGCTCTTAAAAAATATGGTTTCGAAAAACCTGAAAATGAATTCTGGTCTGAGGCAATAAATGCAGTAAAATCCCATAAACCGGAATTTATCTTTATAGCCGAAGCTTACTGGGATCTTGAATGGCAATTGCAGCAATTGGGATTTGATTTTACATACGATAAACGATTACTTGACCGTCTGGCAGGCAATGATATAAAAAGTGTAAAAGATCATCTTCATGCAGAAAAAGAATTTCAGCAGAAGTCGGTAAGATTTATAGAAAATCACGATGAAGACAGAGCAGCAGCAAAATTCGGGAAAGATAAGTCACTTGCCGCTGCAACTATTATAAGCACTATTCAGGGAATGATTCTTTATTACGATGGACAATTTGAAGGAAAGAAAACCAAATTACCTGTGCAACTTGGTCGTGAACCTTTTGAGAAAGAAGATGACAGAATTAAGAATTATTATTATAAATTGCTGAGAATAACAAAACACTCTGCTTTCAGAAAAGGAGAATGGATTATGCTTGATCCAATTCCTGCAGCTCCTTCGGATTATAGCTTTGAAAATATTTTAATCTGGCAATGGAAGTACGAAAATCATCTTTTCATTGTTGCAGTAAATTATGCGAATACAACATCAAGATGTCGTGTAAAATTTAAAGCACCTGAAAATAAAATGATTATAAATCTTAATGACATTCTTAACTCAGTCAGTTATGAGAGAAGTGTTGAAGAAATCAATGAAAGAGGTCTGTACATCGAATTAAAAGCCTACAGCAGTCACATTTTTTCAACCAGTATTTGA
- the hisN gene encoding histidinol-phosphatase, producing the protein MNFLKEFQPFCKLLADRSAEIIRKYFRYPLNIENKADLSPVTIADKKAEELMRNLIYKEFPDHGIIGEEFGNEKSGADFVWVLDPIDGTKSFICGAMSFGTLIALLYKNEPVIGVINHPILNEFLIGDNNICLLNGKKVRVTEKENLSEAVLLTTDHLNIKKYQNADKFNKLIESVWLYRNWGDCYGYYLVATGFADIMIDPIMSVWDTMALIPVIKGAGGIITDYSGNDPIKGNSIIAATPKLHPKVLDILK; encoded by the coding sequence ATGAACTTTCTTAAAGAATTTCAACCCTTTTGCAAATTACTCGCAGATAGAAGTGCCGAGATAATTCGAAAATATTTCAGATATCCTTTGAATATTGAAAATAAAGCCGACCTTTCGCCTGTTACCATTGCTGATAAAAAGGCGGAAGAACTGATGCGTAATTTAATATACAAGGAATTTCCGGATCACGGGATAATTGGCGAAGAGTTCGGTAATGAGAAATCTGGTGCTGATTTTGTCTGGGTTTTGGATCCAATAGACGGCACTAAAAGTTTTATTTGTGGTGCTATGTCTTTCGGGACTTTAATCGCTTTGCTTTATAAAAATGAACCTGTTATTGGTGTGATAAATCATCCCATCCTAAATGAATTCCTGATCGGTGATAACAATATTTGCCTTTTGAATGGAAAAAAAGTTCGCGTTACCGAAAAAGAAAATCTATCCGAAGCTGTTCTTCTGACAACTGATCATCTGAATATAAAAAAATATCAAAATGCCGATAAGTTCAATAAATTGATTGAGTCCGTTTGGCTTTACAGAAACTGGGGTGATTGTTACGGCTATTACTTAGTAGCAACAGGTTTTGCCGATATTATGATTGACCCGATTATGTCAGTATGGGATACAATGGCTCTAATTCCTGTTATTAAAGGAGCAGGTGGAATTATAACTGATTATAGTGGTAATGATCCTATTAAAGGGAATAGCATAATTGCAGCTACACCAAAACTGCATCCAAAAGTTCTTGATATCCTTAAGTAA
- a CDS encoding GIY-YIG nuclease family protein, whose product MYFTYIIKSLKTNKFYFGHTQNLFERLNNHNRGKVRFTKPFRPWVIHYFESFQTRSDA is encoded by the coding sequence ATGTATTTTACTTATATTATTAAAAGTCTTAAGACCAATAAGTTTTATTTTGGTCATACTCAGAATCTCTTTGAGAGACTGAATAATCACAATAGAGGGAAGGTCAGATTTACTAAACCTTTCAGACCCTGGGTTATTCATTATTTTGAGTCCTTTCAAACTCGTTCAGATGCCTAA